In a genomic window of Akkermansia massiliensis:
- a CDS encoding pseudouridine synthase, which produces MRLDALLSRYGYCSRREAPGWIKRHSITFKGEPCSAPTDKVQAEGILLDGEPVEFPDGLYAALYKPAGYTCSHDDGEGDVIYDLLPFQWRHRNPAVSSVGRLDKETSGLLLITDDGKFIHRMTSPRHHVAKVYEAVTEEDIPAEAVELFASGTFMLNGEDRPCAPAVLEILEPRRARLTLTEGKYHQVRRMLAAVGAPVASLCRISIGSLHLDSLNLEPGEWMPIRPDAL; this is translated from the coding sequence ATGAGACTGGATGCTCTTTTATCCCGCTACGGGTACTGTTCCAGGCGGGAAGCGCCGGGCTGGATCAAACGCCACTCCATCACGTTCAAGGGGGAACCCTGCTCCGCCCCCACGGACAAGGTGCAGGCGGAAGGCATCCTGCTGGACGGAGAGCCGGTGGAGTTCCCGGACGGCCTGTACGCCGCCCTTTACAAGCCCGCGGGATATACGTGCAGCCATGACGACGGGGAGGGGGACGTGATTTACGACCTGCTGCCCTTCCAGTGGCGGCACAGGAACCCCGCGGTTTCTTCCGTAGGACGGCTGGACAAGGAAACGTCCGGCCTGCTTCTCATTACGGACGACGGGAAATTCATCCACCGCATGACGTCCCCCAGGCATCACGTCGCCAAGGTTTACGAAGCCGTCACGGAAGAGGACATTCCGGCGGAGGCCGTGGAACTGTTCGCCTCCGGAACTTTCATGCTGAACGGGGAGGACCGCCCCTGCGCCCCCGCCGTGCTGGAAATCCTGGAACCGCGCCGCGCCCGGCTGACGCTGACGGAGGGGAAGTACCACCAGGTGCGCCGCATGCTGGCCGCCGTGGGCGCTCCCGTGGCCTCCCTGTGCCGCATTTCCATCGGCTCCCTGCATCTGGACAGCCTGAACCTGGAGCCGGGGGAATGGATGCCCATCCGTCCGGATGCGCTGTAA
- a CDS encoding amino acid ABC transporter permease, which produces MWLDLKDSFDVNFMQEGRWKYLANGFLVTVEVSFFSVLLGILMGFVVAVIRATHDKTGNFRFLNALCKLYLTVIRGTPVVVQLLIIYFVIFGTVDVSKVLVAVVAFGFNSGAYVAEIIRGGIMAIDKGQFEAGRSLGLGYAQTMIFIILPQAFKNVLPALGNEFIVLLKETSVSGYIALQDLTKGGDIIRSQTYTAFMPLTAVALIYLSVVMLFSWLLGKLERRLKNNE; this is translated from the coding sequence ATGTGGCTGGACCTGAAGGACTCCTTTGACGTCAACTTCATGCAGGAAGGCCGCTGGAAATACCTGGCCAACGGCTTCCTGGTCACGGTGGAGGTCTCCTTTTTCTCCGTCCTGCTGGGCATCCTGATGGGCTTTGTGGTAGCCGTCATCCGCGCCACGCATGACAAGACGGGCAATTTCCGCTTCCTGAACGCCCTCTGCAAACTGTACCTGACGGTGATCCGCGGCACGCCCGTGGTCGTGCAACTGCTCATTATCTACTTTGTGATCTTCGGTACCGTGGACGTCAGCAAGGTGCTGGTGGCCGTGGTGGCCTTCGGCTTCAACTCCGGCGCCTACGTGGCGGAAATCATCCGCGGCGGCATCATGGCCATTGACAAGGGGCAGTTTGAAGCCGGCCGCAGCCTGGGCCTGGGATACGCCCAGACCATGATTTTCATCATCCTGCCCCAGGCCTTTAAAAACGTGCTGCCCGCGCTGGGGAACGAATTCATCGTGCTGCTGAAGGAGACCAGCGTCTCCGGCTACATTGCCCTTCAGGACCTGACCAAGGGCGGCGACATCATCCGGAGCCAGACTTACACCGCCTTCATGCCCCTGACGGCCGTAGCCCTGATTTACCTCTCCGTGGTCATGCTGTTCAGCTGGCTGCTCGGCAAACTGGAAAGGAGACTGAAAAACAATGAATGA
- a CDS encoding tetratricopeptide repeat protein, which produces MIETITEEQLTPQQAEFWVRARQAVDMNNYPYAVSLLKALVKQLPGFLEGRRALRACEIKLNPEAKKGGLFSGMKISTSKLTSSKKDAATQLSALEDELENDPYSIPVNEALYTAAMDVGFPDLAAFALETVRQGHPGNKKMLHMLASHYVSRDMPAQAAEVYHDLVKLDPTDSVAVKSEKDCMARATMQQQKWEEAKSFRDVMKNSAETNSLDKSDKKGLTRAELEERLGLLSARYAQNQQDLAAVRDIAGVYEQMEDWANAYSFYNYAFSLSNNDISLENKASEMNERYRKAQVEEIRRRAAAEPDNKELQEQLVQFSKEAAEQQVAVCRQRVENNPTDPQTRFELGQALFDCGNYTEAIPELQRARNNPHIRIRAMLLLGKCYDAKNMHDMALRQLEEANKELIEMNDTKKEILYMIGLLYEKLGKKEESLAAFQQIYDAEYGYRDVAKRVESSYSN; this is translated from the coding sequence ATGATTGAAACGATTACAGAAGAACAGTTGACCCCCCAGCAGGCCGAATTTTGGGTGCGCGCCCGCCAGGCGGTGGACATGAACAATTATCCCTATGCCGTCAGCCTGCTCAAGGCCCTGGTGAAGCAGCTTCCCGGCTTTCTGGAAGGCCGCAGGGCGCTCCGTGCCTGTGAAATCAAGCTGAACCCGGAAGCCAAGAAAGGCGGTCTGTTCAGCGGCATGAAAATCAGCACCAGCAAGCTCACCTCCTCCAAGAAGGATGCGGCCACCCAGCTTTCCGCGCTGGAAGACGAACTGGAAAATGATCCTTACAGCATTCCGGTCAACGAGGCCCTGTACACGGCCGCCATGGACGTGGGCTTCCCGGACCTGGCCGCCTTTGCGCTGGAAACCGTCCGCCAGGGCCATCCCGGCAACAAGAAGATGCTCCACATGCTGGCCTCCCATTACGTTTCACGGGACATGCCCGCCCAGGCTGCTGAGGTGTACCATGACCTCGTGAAGCTGGACCCCACGGACAGCGTGGCCGTGAAGAGTGAAAAAGACTGCATGGCCCGCGCCACGATGCAGCAGCAGAAGTGGGAGGAAGCCAAGAGCTTCCGGGACGTGATGAAGAACTCCGCGGAAACGAACTCCCTGGACAAGAGCGACAAGAAGGGCCTCACCCGTGCGGAGCTGGAAGAACGCCTTGGGCTCCTTTCCGCCCGTTATGCCCAGAACCAGCAGGACCTGGCCGCCGTGCGCGACATCGCCGGCGTCTATGAACAGATGGAGGACTGGGCGAATGCCTATTCCTTCTACAACTACGCGTTCAGCCTCAGCAACAATGATATTTCCCTGGAAAACAAGGCCTCTGAAATGAATGAGCGCTACCGCAAGGCCCAGGTGGAGGAAATCCGCCGCCGCGCCGCCGCGGAGCCGGACAACAAGGAACTTCAGGAACAGCTCGTCCAGTTCAGCAAGGAAGCGGCGGAACAGCAGGTGGCCGTGTGCCGCCAGCGCGTGGAAAACAACCCCACGGACCCGCAGACGCGCTTTGAACTGGGGCAGGCCCTCTTCGACTGCGGCAACTACACGGAAGCCATTCCGGAGCTCCAGCGCGCCCGCAACAACCCCCATATCCGCATCCGCGCCATGCTGTTGCTCGGCAAGTGCTATGACGCCAAGAACATGCATGATATGGCCCTGCGCCAGTTGGAGGAAGCCAACAAGGAACTGATTGAAATGAATGACACCAAGAAGGAAATCCTTTACATGATCGGCCTGCTTTATGAAAAGCTGGGCAAGAAGGAGGAATCCCTGGCGGCGTTCCAGCAGATTTACGACGCCGAATACGGCTACCGCGACGTAGCCAAGCGCGTGGAATCCTCCTACAGCAATTAA
- a CDS encoding adenylate kinase, producing the protein MPRRDAGGGISGGGGTHTGKTLAAQRALEKYSYPYLSIDHLKMGLIRSGICPLAPESPDEELTPFLWSVIREIVKTAMENGQNLVVEGCCIPFDWKKDFTPACREQIRYVCLIFSEDYIQRHYHDIMDHANAIEQRMDEASCTRESLLRENRDNLEKCRQHGCDYLLIEESYNVDIVL; encoded by the coding sequence ATGCCTCGCAGGGACGCCGGGGGAGGGATTTCCGGTGGCGGCGGCACGCATACCGGAAAAACGCTTGCGGCGCAGCGGGCGCTTGAAAAATATTCCTATCCCTATTTATCCATTGACCATTTAAAGATGGGGTTGATACGCAGCGGAATATGTCCCCTTGCACCTGAAAGCCCAGATGAAGAGCTCACCCCCTTCCTTTGGAGCGTTATCAGGGAAATTGTAAAAACCGCCATGGAAAATGGGCAGAATCTGGTGGTGGAAGGGTGCTGCATCCCCTTTGACTGGAAGAAGGATTTTACACCGGCCTGCCGGGAGCAGATCCGGTATGTTTGCCTGATTTTTTCAGAGGATTATATTCAAAGGCATTACCATGACATCATGGACCATGCAAACGCGATTGAGCAGCGCATGGATGAGGCGTCCTGCACACGGGAGAGCCTGCTGCGTGAAAACAGGGACAACCTTGAGAAATGCAGGCAGCATGGGTGTGACTATCTGTTGATTGAGGAGTCCTACAACGTGGATATCGTGTTGTAA
- a CDS encoding RluA family pseudouridine synthase: MWIPISDAPIACFPHFEVAGESGDWIVVDKGAPLIVHPSNGKKEPNLLEGVEALLSYEIANGAALSLVNRLDRETSGLTLIAKNKAAARELGRAMQRRRMHKEYLAIVQGRPEWAETTCAAPILRQGDVAESPIWVKQAVHPAGKACATVFRTERTWNTPRGPLALVRCIPETGRMHQIRVHLAHLGHPILGDKIYGPSEACYLEYIQHGWSRELEERLILPRHALHACRLEFPFDEEVFTAEAPLPEDMRQLLEAGD; the protein is encoded by the coding sequence ATGTGGATTCCCATTTCCGACGCTCCTATTGCCTGCTTTCCGCACTTTGAGGTGGCGGGGGAGTCCGGGGACTGGATTGTGGTGGACAAGGGCGCTCCCCTCATCGTCCACCCGTCCAACGGGAAGAAGGAGCCCAACCTGCTGGAGGGCGTGGAAGCCCTGCTGAGCTATGAAATAGCCAACGGAGCCGCCCTTTCCCTGGTCAACAGGCTGGACCGGGAAACCAGCGGCCTGACGCTGATCGCCAAGAACAAGGCGGCGGCGCGCGAGCTGGGGAGGGCCATGCAGAGGCGCCGGATGCACAAGGAATACCTGGCAATCGTGCAAGGCCGGCCGGAGTGGGCGGAAACAACCTGCGCCGCCCCCATCCTGAGACAGGGGGACGTCGCGGAAAGCCCCATCTGGGTCAAGCAGGCCGTTCACCCCGCCGGGAAGGCATGCGCCACCGTTTTCCGGACGGAACGGACGTGGAACACGCCCCGCGGCCCGCTGGCCCTGGTCCGGTGCATTCCGGAAACCGGACGCATGCACCAGATACGCGTGCATCTGGCGCACCTCGGCCACCCTATTCTGGGAGACAAGATTTACGGCCCCTCTGAAGCCTGCTATCTGGAATACATCCAGCACGGCTGGAGCCGGGAGCTGGAAGAACGGCTGATCCTGCCGCGCCATGCGCTGCATGCCTGCCGGCTGGAGTTCCCGTTTGATGAAGAAGTTTTCACCGCGGAAGCCCCGCTGCCGGAAGACATGCGGCAACTGCTTGAAGCGGGGGATTAA
- a CDS encoding NAD(P)H-dependent oxidoreductase: MNAQELIKTLEWRYATKIFNPDRQIPAEDWEALLESLHLSPSSLGLQMWKFLDVQDPSVRSRLREVSWGQPQVTDASHLVVFCARRDFKPEDVQRYLERIVEVRGVTMESLEQYRARIFELVDSKSPEVLKAWLERQVYIALGFMMSCAADLRVDTCALEGMDPAAYDRILNLEGSPYYALCALALGYRDEEADKYARLAKVRFDRDDVIPVV; the protein is encoded by the coding sequence ATGAACGCTCAGGAATTGATCAAGACGCTGGAATGGCGCTATGCCACCAAGATATTCAACCCGGACCGCCAAATTCCGGCAGAGGATTGGGAAGCCCTTCTGGAATCCCTGCATTTGAGTCCTTCCTCCCTCGGTCTCCAGATGTGGAAATTCCTCGACGTGCAGGATCCGTCCGTGCGCTCACGGCTCCGGGAGGTTTCCTGGGGACAGCCCCAGGTTACGGACGCCTCCCATCTGGTAGTCTTCTGCGCCCGCAGGGACTTCAAGCCGGAGGATGTGCAGCGCTATCTGGAACGCATTGTGGAAGTGCGCGGCGTCACCATGGAATCCCTGGAGCAGTACCGCGCGCGCATTTTTGAACTGGTGGATTCCAAGTCTCCGGAAGTCCTGAAGGCATGGCTGGAACGCCAGGTGTACATCGCCCTCGGGTTCATGATGAGCTGCGCCGCTGACCTCCGGGTGGATACCTGCGCTCTGGAAGGAATGGACCCTGCGGCCTATGACCGCATTCTGAACCTGGAAGGCTCCCCGTACTATGCGCTTTGCGCCCTGGCCCTGGGCTACCGGGATGAAGAGGCGGACAAATACGCCCGTCTGGCGAAAGTGCGCTTTGACCGGGATGACGTCATTCCGGTCGTCTGA
- a CDS encoding amino acid ABC transporter ATP-binding protein yields MNEQPGNTPMFQISRLVKEFNSVPAVNDVTTQIDRGEVVFIVGPSGSGKSTFLRCLNLLEEPTSGEILFKGELVTSPRTDVNQFRRHVGMVFQHFNLFPHLTILENITIAPVKTGRSTRKEAVAQAETLLRRIGLYDKRNSYPLQLSGGQKQRIAIVRALVMNPDVILFDEPTSALDPEMVGEVLSLMKDLAQGGLTMVVVTHEIGFAREVASRVLFMDKGKIVEEGPPAQVIDHPANPRLKEFFSKVL; encoded by the coding sequence ATGAATGAACAGCCCGGAAACACCCCCATGTTCCAGATCAGCCGCCTGGTGAAGGAATTCAACTCCGTGCCTGCGGTCAATGACGTCACCACGCAGATTGACCGGGGGGAAGTGGTCTTCATCGTAGGGCCGTCCGGCTCCGGGAAAAGCACCTTCCTGCGCTGCCTGAACCTGCTGGAGGAACCCACCTCCGGGGAAATCCTCTTCAAGGGGGAGCTGGTCACCTCCCCCCGCACGGACGTCAACCAGTTCCGCCGGCACGTGGGCATGGTCTTCCAGCACTTCAACCTTTTCCCGCACCTGACCATCCTGGAAAACATCACGATCGCCCCGGTCAAAACGGGACGCTCCACCAGGAAGGAGGCCGTGGCCCAGGCGGAAACCCTGCTCCGGCGCATCGGGCTGTACGACAAGAGGAACTCCTATCCCCTCCAGCTTTCCGGGGGACAGAAGCAGCGCATCGCCATCGTGCGCGCGCTGGTCATGAATCCGGACGTGATCCTGTTTGACGAACCCACATCCGCCCTGGATCCGGAAATGGTGGGGGAAGTGCTCTCCCTGATGAAGGACCTGGCGCAGGGTGGGCTGACCATGGTGGTGGTCACCCATGAAATAGGGTTTGCGCGGGAGGTGGCCTCCCGCGTCCTGTTCATGGACAAGGGAAAAATTGTGGAAGAAGGGCCTCCCGCCCAGGTGATCGACCACCCCGCCAACCCCAGGCTGAAGGAATTCTTCTCCAAGGTGCTCTGA
- a CDS encoding cysteine hydrolase family protein, whose translation MEKLMQALLIIDVQNDYFPGGRFELAGAVEALERTRAVLDRFREKGLPVIFVQHINTRPDASFFLPDTVGAEIHPDIAPAGDEPIVVKHAPNSFFRTNLLELLQAREVNELVVCGMMTHMCIDTTVRAAKDYGIPVTLLYDACAARDLKIMEHSIPAQTVQDAYMAGLNGMFAEIKLAEQLEL comes from the coding sequence ATGGAGAAGCTGATGCAGGCATTGCTTATTATTGACGTTCAAAATGATTATTTTCCTGGCGGCCGGTTTGAACTGGCGGGCGCCGTTGAAGCGCTTGAACGGACCAGGGCCGTACTGGACCGGTTCCGGGAAAAGGGGCTTCCCGTTATCTTTGTCCAGCACATCAACACCCGTCCGGACGCTTCGTTTTTCCTCCCGGATACCGTCGGCGCGGAAATCCATCCGGACATTGCTCCCGCGGGGGATGAGCCGATTGTCGTGAAACATGCTCCAAACAGCTTTTTCCGGACGAATCTTCTGGAGCTCTTGCAAGCCAGGGAAGTGAATGAACTGGTTGTCTGCGGAATGATGACCCATATGTGCATTGATACCACCGTGCGCGCGGCGAAGGATTACGGCATTCCCGTCACGCTCCTGTATGACGCCTGCGCTGCCAGGGATTTGAAGATCATGGAGCATTCCATCCCGGCCCAGACAGTACAGGATGCGTATATGGCAGGCTTGAATGGAATGTTTGCGGAAATCAAGCTGGCGGAGCAACTGGAACTTTAG